The DNA segment AACCAGGTGGGAACGATCACGGAAGCGCTCGAAGCATCCGATTTCGCGTTCAAGAACAGGTATAACGTCATGGTATCCCATCGATCCGGCGAGAGCGAGGACACCACCATCGCCGACATCGCGGTGGCCATCGGTTGCGGGCAGATCAAGACCGGAGCGCCGTGCCGGGCCGAGAGGACCTGCAAGTACAACCGCCTGGTGCGCATCGAGGAAGCGCTGGGACAGAAGGCCAAGTTCGCCGGGGTCCAGGCGTTCAGGTCCCAATAGGGCGGGCCTCCAAACCATTATTCCCATTTTTCTGCCAGAACATTTCTTTAGTCAGATATCGTTGCCTTCCGGGAGGCGGGATATTGGGTAGGTTCTTCGGGGCTTCTGACCAGGACATTGCCGAGGGCAGGACGACTGACATATATTTCGAGAGGACCATGGAGGTCCTCAAACAACAGGGCCTGCTCGGCGTCGACACGCTATCGGAATTCACAGTGGCATCGCTCCCGGATTCCTGGCCATGGGGGGTGTTCTGCGGTTCTGAGGAGGTCATACGGCTCTTCGAGGGCAAGAACGTCGACCTGGTGGGCATACCGGAAGGGACGATATTCCGCTCCCGCAGCTATGATGGAATAAAGGTACCGGTCATGAAGCTGGAAGGCCCCTATGGCGAATATTGCCCGCTGGAAACGCCTGCGCTGGGTTTCATGTGCTTCTCCAGCGGGGTGGCGACCATGTCCGCCCGGTGCAAGATCGCCGCCGAAGGCAAAACGGTCCTGTCGTTTGGCGTTCGCCGCATGCATCCGGCGATCGCACCGGTCATCGACCGTTCCTCGTACATCGGTGGATGCGACGCGGTTTCATCCGTCATCGGGGGCGAAACGGTGGAGCAGGAACCCTCCGGGACGATGCCCCACGCACTTGTCATCATGATCGGTGACCAGCGGAAAGCCTTCAAGGCCTTCGATGACATCGTGGAACGGGACGTGCCTCGGGTGGCGCTGGTCGATACCTACTGTGATGAGAAGTTCGAGGCCATCATGGCCTGTGAGACGGTCAAGGACCTGTTCGCGGTCAGGCTCGACACACCCGGATCGAGGCGCGGAAATTTCGCCGACATCATCCGAGAGGTCCGCTGGGAGATGGACTCCAGAGGATATCAAGGTGTCAAGATCATCGTTTCCGGGGGGCTGTGTGACAGCACCATCGGCGAACTGTCCAAGGCGGGCGCGGACGGTTTCGGAGTGGGCACGAGCATCAGCAATGCCCCGACCGTCGACTTTGCCATGGACATCGTGGAGAAGGAGGGTAAGAACGTGGCGAAACGAGGCAAGTTCGGAGGCCGCAAGTTCGCATTCAGATGCGAGAATTGCTTCGAGTTCGGAGTAACCCGTTCACAGGACGAGGTCCCAGTATGCCCCCACTGCAACCAAGATATGACGTTGGCAGAGGTGAAACTGCTGGAGAAGGGGAAAAGGGTCTGTGGCCATCCTCATCCCAAGGAGATCCGGTCAAGGGTCATGAAGCAGATCGAACGCATGGAACTGGGGAAGTGAGAAAATGGAAGAGGAGACGTTCAAGGTCAGCATGGAGATGGTGGAAGGTTACCGGTTCCGCATCGACATGAACAGCGCACAAGAGATATTCATGGACGAGCCAAAACCGCTGGGCAGTGGGCTATATCCCAATGCCGGCAAGTTCCTGGCAGCGGCTGTCGGCAACTGCCTGTGCGAAAGCCTTTCCTTCTGCGTAAGGAGGACGCACACCGAAATGCTGTCCATAAGCGCCGAGGTCTTCAGCAAGATGGAGAGGAACGACCATGGCCGCCTGAGAATAACCCACATCCAGGTCATTCTCCATCCGATACTGTCCGACCCTACCAAGCTGAAACTCTGCCAGGAGATCTTCGAGGACTTCTGCATCGTATCGCAAAGCGTGAAGGCAGGCATACCCGTGGACGTCGAGATCATCTCACCTCCATGATTCTTAATCCAAGCTCATCTCTTCAGACCATCGATGGTTGAAAGGAAAACCCTTAACAGCCACATTTTTGATACTGATTCATGCTAGACGAGAAGGACAAATCTATCCTTAGGGAGCTTCAAAAGGATGCCAGACGCAGCACCAAGGCGATAGCTAAGGATCTGGCGATCCCGAGGGCGACCGTACACGAAAGGATCAGGAGGATGTCCGAGAAAGGGATCATCAAAGGATTCACTGTGGTCCCGGACTTTTCTAAGCTGGGGGAACCGATCACCGCCTTCATCCTAATGTCCTTCCTTCCCAACAACAAGATGTCCCAAAGGGAGCTGGCACAGAAGATCGCCGCCTTGGACGGGGTGCACGAGGTGCACCTGATCTCCGGCGAGCACGATATCCTCATGAAGGTTAGAGGTCAATCGATGGAGAGCATCGGCTCCCTGGTCATCGATAAGATAAGGCAGATGGACGGTGTGGGCAAGACCCTTACCTGTGCTTGCTTCGCAACCGTAAAAGATGAGTAGGACCGAAAAAAAGTGTCTGCCACTTCCGCTGCCAAGACATATGACGTAACCGACAATATATCTCTTCAAGACATAAAACGGAACTCGCAATAAGGAGATGCCATTCGATGGTGAACAGAGGCTTTTTCAGCATGTCCGGCAAGACCTTAACGCCCTTGCCTTATGGTCGGTAAAAAACGGTCCGTCAGACATCTGGCATACAACGAAAAATGAGGTGCGAAACGTTTAATACACTCAGAAGTGTTAGTGCTTTTCACTCGGGACATAACCAATATTTCCTGCAGTCCAGTAGCTTGTGGGCGAAGCGGACGGCTGAGGTTTATTTCTGAGTGGGGAGGGATAGGTTGTATAACGTTCAACTAGCGGAAGCTGTGTTCGGTCATGTGGCTGATAAGATCGAACCAAAATTCGGGATCCTCGGGAGAAGGGATGATCTCATGGCCACCACTAGATGTAGGATTCGAGGTGCTGAGCCGTCCGAGATGCTCATGGTGGAGCATGTTGAGACCTCACGCATTCTATGTTCATGCGGGGCAGTGACCGAGCTTGACCGATCGATGGTGGGCATCAAGCACAAGCTTGGGAAGACGGTCGAATGCAGAAAATGCAGAAACGCCCGCATCGCCCGAGAGAAAGAGGAAGAGGAAATCGCCTTCACCGGGATAAAAGAGGATGAAGAGTGGTGACCCATCCTCGAAAACAATAGTCCAGAACTAGTCTGTTCTAAACCTGATATGGCTACCGGGGGAGACCATCGACTTCAATTCGGGTCCCTGGGTCCAAATCGCCTTACCTTTATATACGCCTCATCGGATAGCAACCGACCCGGTAACCTATTGGGAGCTATCCATTATGGACATGTTAGTCGTATCGGGTTTTCTAGGTTCTGGCAAGACCACCATGATCTTGGCGACGATTGGAAAATATATCGAGACCACTAAGAAGAAGGTGGTGATCATCGTCAATGATTTTGGCAAGATCGGGATCGACGGGGCCGTTATGAAAAAATACGGTCTGAATGTCCAGGATATGCCTAGCGGTTGTATCTGTTGCACTTTGGGATCGGACTTCCTGGAAACGGTCAACACCGTCGCCAGCAACTTCAGGCCGGACCTGATCCTGGTAGAGCCCACTGGCATAGCCGATCCCGCAAATATCGTCGACACAATGAAGATGTATCGGGGGCCGAAGGTCGACCCGATACGTATCTTTGTGGTGGTCGATGCGGTCAGGTTCCCGCTTATCCTCAGGGCGCTGACGGTCCCGCTCAAGAACCAGCTCAACGCCGCTGACCTCATCGTAATCAACAAGATCGACGAGTCTGGCCCGGAGGCGGTACAGGTGGTCAGGACCAGTCTCGAAGAGCTGGGGATAAGGAAAAGAACGATCCAAATATCAGCGGCCACCGGTGAGAACCTCGATCAGGTCGTGCAAGCGATGGTGGGCGTATGATGGCGGAAGATTTCTCGGCCTGCGCCGCCAAGGTCCATGTGGCCTTCAAGCTGGGCGTTGACCCGGCCGAAATGCAGAGGATGGTCGAATCGCTGATGTCCCGGATCGCGTTGGATTGTGTCAAGGCCGGGACCCGGCTGATCGGTCATATCAAGTGCATAGCAGAGGTCGGTACAGGAAAGTATATCGCCTGTTCGGTGACCACACCAGATGGAAAACCTCGCTGTACCGGCTCATTCGACGTGTCATCGGACAGACTGGAGATCGTGGTGAACGTTCTGCAATACGGCCTGGACAAGCGGACGATCGAGGACATCGTCGAAAAGGCGGCGATCACTGGCTTCGGTGACGTCTCCAGGGTCACGGTCGAAGACCTGGACGAGCACGATCATGATGCCTGCTCAGATCACAGGCACTGAAGAGCTCAGGGTCACTCAGGCTTGTTTTCCGGGACTGCCTTTTTCTTAGCCGCTGCCTTCTTCGTTGTTTTCTTGGCGGCGACCTTCTTGGCGGGAGATTCCTCGCCTGGAATGGCAGCCTTCTTCTTCGCAGGTGCCTTCTTCGCCGCTTTCTTGGCTGACTTCTTGGCCGTTGCCTTCTTGGTCTCTTCCCCTTCCTTCTTCGCACGCTTGTTGGAAGTGCACTCCATGTTCGCGCAGAACTGCCATGACCGGGCGCCCTTGACGCCCATGACAGGGGCGCCGCACACCTCGCACTTGGCACCGGTAGAATAGACGGTGCCGAGCTGGGGCAATGGATATGTCCGTT comes from the Methanomassiliicoccales archaeon genome and includes:
- a CDS encoding OsmC family protein, which produces MEEETFKVSMEMVEGYRFRIDMNSAQEIFMDEPKPLGSGLYPNAGKFLAAAVGNCLCESLSFCVRRTHTEMLSISAEVFSKMERNDHGRLRITHIQVILHPILSDPTKLKLCQEIFEDFCIVSQSVKAGIPVDVEIISPP
- a CDS encoding Lrp/AsnC family transcriptional regulator — protein: MLDEKDKSILRELQKDARRSTKAIAKDLAIPRATVHERIRRMSEKGIIKGFTVVPDFSKLGEPITAFILMSFLPNNKMSQRELAQKIAALDGVHEVHLISGEHDILMKVRGQSMESIGSLVIDKIRQMDGVGKTLTCACFATVKDE
- a CDS encoding GTP-binding protein translates to MDMLVVSGFLGSGKTTMILATIGKYIETTKKKVVIIVNDFGKIGIDGAVMKKYGLNVQDMPSGCICCTLGSDFLETVNTVASNFRPDLILVEPTGIADPANIVDTMKMYRGPKVDPIRIFVVVDAVRFPLILRALTVPLKNQLNAADLIVINKIDESGPEAVQVVRTSLEELGIRKRTIQISAATGENLDQVVQAMVGV
- a CDS encoding nicotinate phosphoribosyltransferase, whose protein sequence is MGRFFGASDQDIAEGRTTDIYFERTMEVLKQQGLLGVDTLSEFTVASLPDSWPWGVFCGSEEVIRLFEGKNVDLVGIPEGTIFRSRSYDGIKVPVMKLEGPYGEYCPLETPALGFMCFSSGVATMSARCKIAAEGKTVLSFGVRRMHPAIAPVIDRSSYIGGCDAVSSVIGGETVEQEPSGTMPHALVIMIGDQRKAFKAFDDIVERDVPRVALVDTYCDEKFEAIMACETVKDLFAVRLDTPGSRRGNFADIIREVRWEMDSRGYQGVKIIVSGGLCDSTIGELSKAGADGFGVGTSISNAPTVDFAMDIVEKEGKNVAKRGKFGGRKFAFRCENCFEFGVTRSQDEVPVCPHCNQDMTLAEVKLLEKGKRVCGHPHPKEIRSRVMKQIERMELGK